From Marivirga harenae, one genomic window encodes:
- a CDS encoding DUF4249 domain-containing protein: protein MKNNLKLIILSASLLLACEKEVELKIDENDSKLVLNAWLKTDRHPLVEINRSTFIFDKRGTDHIDNAEVIIFENDQEIAYLEYFQSGYYQNKNIKIKPDTEYKIIARVEGFEEISATEKSASKITDEDYEFEFNSIERNSQFGGEKRSEVNITINDNASTEDFYLFRLKAISTEWNTDQPEEDTTYNEYYEYVEATDLQTEELYLDGTGSIQVLKDELFNGQEYTVRFNSHDLRKDIYVNGHYNAIFQYKVEMHKISKSLYLYLKSVENNRYPDPFTEPTQIFTNVKNGYGILATSTVVEIAIEELGDVEINE from the coding sequence ATGAAAAATAATCTTAAGCTAATTATCCTGTCAGCTTCTCTTTTGCTTGCCTGTGAAAAAGAAGTTGAATTAAAGATTGATGAAAACGATTCAAAGTTGGTATTGAATGCATGGCTAAAGACTGATAGACATCCACTTGTTGAAATCAATCGTTCCACCTTTATATTTGATAAAAGAGGAACTGACCATATCGATAATGCAGAGGTCATTATTTTTGAAAACGATCAGGAAATCGCATACTTAGAATATTTTCAATCAGGATATTATCAAAACAAAAACATTAAAATTAAGCCTGATACAGAATATAAAATCATTGCAAGAGTAGAAGGATTTGAGGAAATTTCAGCTACGGAGAAATCTGCAAGTAAAATCACGGATGAAGATTACGAATTTGAATTCAACTCAATTGAAAGAAACAGCCAATTTGGAGGTGAAAAACGATCTGAAGTAAACATCACTATCAATGATAATGCTTCCACAGAAGATTTTTACCTTTTCCGGTTAAAAGCGATCAGCACTGAATGGAATACCGACCAACCCGAGGAGGATACGACCTACAATGAATATTATGAATACGTAGAAGCCACTGATTTACAAACCGAAGAATTATATTTAGATGGAACTGGAAGCATACAAGTTCTAAAAGACGAGCTATTTAACGGACAAGAATATACTGTTAGGTTTAATTCCCATGATTTAAGAAAAGATATTTATGTCAACGGCCATTACAATGCTATTTTTCAATACAAGGTAGAGATGCATAAAATCAGTAAATCCTTATACTTATACTTAAAAAGTGTGGAAAACAATCGATATCCTGACCCATTTACAGAACCCACCCAAATATTCACTAATGTTAAAAATGGTTATGGAATTTTAGCCACTTCTACTGTTGTTGAAATAGCAATAGAAGAACTTGGAGATGTAGAAATCAATGAATAA
- a CDS encoding TonB-dependent receptor — MKQLLLLITLFVFSQLTLAQIRISGYIKDARTGENLIGANIWQPATKQGTASNTYGFYSLNIGGDTATLEVSYVGYQTIRKSIKLEGDTNINFELELSDELSEVVVKGTRPDLELTKMSSMKISAQDIKAIPALLGEVDVLKTIQLMPGVQSGSEGSSGIYVRGGGPDQNLILLDGVPVYNASHLFGFFSVFNADAISNVEVIKGGFPARYGGRLSSVIDINMKDGNMKNWQAEGGIGLISSRLSVEGPIKKDKGSIILSGRRTYIDILARPLIRANADGADLGYFFHDFNAKANYKFSDKDRIYLSAYTGKDKFYARDEYEYDDGGSINEYKDEAGIQWGNFTTAGRWNHLFSNQLFLNTTATYSQYNFSLFNESYSRYATADDETEENFYASYNSGIQDYGLKLDFDYYLNNGHSLKFGANYIYHIFQPEAFNFEADFEADFDQPDTKPIYGNEFSVYIEDEFEPFEKLKVNAGLHASAFRVREEFYPSFQPRISARYLVSNKLSFKASYAEMAQFLHLLTNSGIGLPTDLWVPVTDKIKPQFAQQTAIGMSSLIADGKYDLSIEGYYKNMNNLIEYKEGSNFLNLEESWEDKVAVGDGWSYGAEFLFRKKEGKFNGWIGYTLSYNNRQFDELNFGRVFPYKYDRRHDISVVTNYRLNEKWEISGTWVYGTGNSITLPIAKISELSENPRSENEGYYGYSDVYQYSDRNAYRMPAYHRADVGITRHKEKDWGSSSWTISVYNLYNRQNPFYITTSNNSIGETSFSQISLFQLIPSFTYNFKFRPNEK, encoded by the coding sequence ATGAAACAATTACTATTGCTAATAACTTTATTTGTTTTTAGTCAACTTACCCTTGCGCAAATCAGAATAAGCGGCTATATAAAAGATGCGCGAACCGGTGAAAATTTAATTGGTGCCAATATTTGGCAACCTGCCACTAAACAAGGAACTGCCAGCAATACTTACGGCTTCTATAGCTTAAACATAGGTGGAGATACTGCCACTTTGGAAGTTTCTTATGTAGGCTACCAAACCATCAGAAAATCTATAAAATTAGAAGGGGATACCAATATCAATTTTGAATTGGAACTCTCTGATGAATTGTCTGAGGTGGTGGTCAAAGGTACCCGACCAGATTTAGAACTCACTAAGATGAGCAGTATGAAAATTAGTGCTCAAGACATTAAAGCCATTCCGGCATTATTAGGAGAGGTAGATGTTCTCAAAACTATACAGCTTATGCCTGGTGTTCAAAGTGGTTCGGAAGGAAGCAGTGGCATTTATGTTCGAGGTGGTGGACCTGACCAAAACTTGATTCTGCTCGATGGCGTTCCCGTTTATAATGCCTCTCATTTATTTGGATTTTTTTCTGTTTTCAATGCTGATGCGATCAGTAATGTAGAAGTGATAAAAGGTGGGTTTCCTGCAAGGTACGGAGGTAGGCTTTCATCGGTAATCGACATCAATATGAAAGATGGCAATATGAAAAACTGGCAAGCAGAAGGTGGAATCGGCTTAATCTCATCTAGATTATCAGTTGAAGGCCCCATCAAGAAAGATAAAGGTTCAATTATCCTTTCTGGTAGAAGAACCTATATTGATATTTTAGCAAGACCCTTAATAAGAGCAAATGCCGATGGTGCAGATTTAGGATATTTCTTTCATGATTTTAATGCCAAGGCCAATTATAAATTCTCTGACAAAGACCGTATTTACCTTAGTGCATATACAGGCAAAGATAAATTCTACGCCAGAGATGAATACGAATATGATGATGGCGGTTCCATCAATGAGTATAAAGATGAAGCAGGAATTCAATGGGGTAATTTCACGACTGCTGGCCGATGGAACCATCTATTTTCAAATCAATTGTTTTTAAATACAACTGCCACCTACAGTCAATATAACTTCAGCTTATTTAATGAAAGCTATTCACGCTATGCCACAGCTGATGATGAAACTGAGGAAAATTTTTATGCATCATATAATTCAGGGATTCAGGATTACGGTTTAAAATTAGATTTTGATTATTATCTAAATAACGGGCATTCCTTGAAATTTGGTGCCAATTACATTTACCATATTTTCCAGCCCGAGGCTTTCAATTTTGAAGCAGACTTTGAGGCAGACTTTGACCAACCCGATACGAAACCAATTTACGGTAATGAGTTTTCAGTTTATATAGAAGATGAATTTGAACCCTTTGAAAAGCTAAAAGTAAATGCGGGTCTACATGCTTCAGCATTTCGAGTAAGGGAAGAATTTTACCCGTCTTTCCAACCCAGAATTAGTGCAAGATATTTAGTGAGCAATAAATTATCATTTAAAGCTTCTTATGCTGAAATGGCTCAGTTTCTTCATTTGTTGACCAATTCGGGAATTGGATTACCGACAGATTTATGGGTGCCCGTTACAGATAAAATCAAACCACAATTTGCACAGCAAACTGCCATTGGAATGTCCTCTTTAATTGCTGATGGGAAATATGACTTGTCAATTGAAGGCTACTATAAAAACATGAACAACCTGATTGAATATAAAGAGGGTTCCAACTTTCTGAATTTGGAAGAAAGCTGGGAAGATAAAGTAGCAGTTGGAGACGGCTGGAGTTACGGTGCTGAATTCTTATTTAGGAAAAAAGAAGGTAAGTTCAATGGTTGGATCGGCTATACTCTATCTTACAATAATCGCCAATTTGATGAATTGAATTTTGGACGAGTATTCCCTTATAAATATGATAGGCGACACGATATAAGTGTAGTCACAAATTATAGGCTCAACGAAAAATGGGAAATTAGTGGTACATGGGTATATGGAACAGGTAATTCAATAACATTACCAATAGCAAAAATATCAGAGCTTTCTGAGAATCCAAGATCAGAAAATGAGGGTTATTACGGATATTCCGATGTTTATCAATATAGTGACCGTAATGCTTACAGAATGCCGGCATATCACAGGGCGGATGTCGGGATAACACGACACAAAGAAAAGGACTGGGGAAGCTCAAGCTGGACTATAAGCGTTTATAACCTTTACAATAGGCAAAATCCCTTCTACATCACCACATCCAACAACAGCATAGGGGAAACATCTTTTAGCCAAATCAGCTTGTTTCAATTAATACCATCCTTTACTTACAACTTTAAATTCAGACCAAATGAAAAATAA
- a CDS encoding CatA-like O-acetyltransferase has product MNKLNFKKHPRKDHFNFFNAFDEPFYGVNINLECTDAYSYCKRDGISFYHYYLHKILTAVNAIPEMRYRLIEQEVYDVETVHASATVLRDDKTFGYSRMIFDEDLKVFSLNVKAEIDRIKAESGLDVMKGMVDVIHFTAIPWIKFTSISHARHFAVEDSMPKISTGKIYKEHSKIFMPFSVHVNHALVDGYHLGCFIEKLESLFNRT; this is encoded by the coding sequence GTGAATAAACTCAATTTTAAGAAACATCCACGCAAAGACCATTTTAATTTTTTTAATGCATTTGACGAACCATTTTATGGTGTAAACATTAATTTGGAATGCACGGATGCTTATAGTTACTGCAAAAGGGATGGGATATCATTTTACCATTATTATTTGCATAAGATACTAACGGCAGTAAATGCAATCCCCGAAATGCGCTATAGGCTAATTGAACAAGAAGTATATGATGTGGAGACGGTTCATGCTTCTGCCACCGTTTTGAGAGATGATAAAACTTTTGGGTATTCCAGGATGATTTTTGATGAAGATTTGAAGGTCTTTTCACTTAATGTTAAAGCCGAAATTGATAGAATAAAAGCTGAGTCTGGTTTAGATGTGATGAAAGGAATGGTGGATGTTATTCATTTTACGGCTATTCCTTGGATCAAATTTACTTCCATTTCGCATGCCCGTCATTTTGCTGTAGAAGATAGCATGCCTAAAATTTCAACTGGAAAAATTTATAAGGAACATAGCAAAATATTTATGCCGTTTTCAGTCCACGTCAACCATGCATTGGTGGATGGCTATCATTTAGGGTGTTTTATTGAAAAATTGGAAAGTTTATTTAATCGAACGTGA